In Candidatus Vicinibacter proximus, the genomic stretch CAAAAGATCTCAAATCCTAAGTCATTCTTAAAGCAAATGCCGCTCGGCATGATAAGAGGATCTGACCAATGGACCGCTTTCAACATACAGAAATCCTTTATTCATGCCCATTTCTCTGTATTCCGCAAAAGTGTCGGGATGAATAAATTCCGCCACTTCCAAATGCATTTTGGTAGGCTGGAGATATTGTCCTAAAGTTAAAATCTCGCACCCATGGTTAAGCAAATCGTCCATTGCCAGGGACAATTCATCTTTTGTTTCCCCAAGTCCCAGCATAATACCTGTCTTCGTGCGCTTCCCATATTCCTTTGTTCGCTTAATTTGTTCCAAACTACGGGCATACTTTGCCTGTGGCCGAACCAGCCTATACAGCCTTTCAACAGTTTCCATATTGTGGGAGACAACCTCCTGACCTGCACTGATCATCCGCTCAAGTGCCTGCCAATTGGCCTTCACATCAGGGATCAGGCTTTCTATCGTGGTAGATGGGCAGAGGAACTTAATGCTTGTAATAGTCTGATGCCAAATTTCCGCGCCTCTGTCCGGCAACTCATCTCTGTTGACTGAAGTAAGAACAGCATGCTTAACACCCATTAAACGGATTGCTTCGGCAACTCTAAGCGGCTCATCGGTATCGTATTCTTTTGGTTTGCCCGTTTTGACTGCACAGAAACTGCAAGATCTGGTGCACACATCTCCCAGTATCATAAAAGTTGCCGTCCCAGCCCCCCAACATTCTCCCATATTTGGACAATTACCGCTCTGACAAATCGTGTGTAATTTGTATTCATCCACCAATTGTCTCACCTTACGGTATTCTTCACCAATGGGCAATTTCACCCTCAACCATTCAGGTTTTCTGGGTCTGGGCTCTGGTTTGGACACTAAAGGTAAATCTATCATCTGGTAAAAAAGGGTTGCAATGAAACTTGAGAAAGAAGGCAAAATGTAAAGCTAAATTGAGGAGAATATTGACTCCCAAAACAAACTACTTCCTGCTTCCAAACTGCAAATTTAAGTAAAAGTTCAGGTAGGCAAAAGGATTCTCTCGGGAGGCCATTATAGGCACTCTTTTGGGATAAAGGTCTAATTGAAGTCCAAAATTCAGAGCTCTGACATACTTTTCAAAAGCGCCGGGATCTATCATTATACCCATTCTGCCATAAGCACCGGGAGCAAAACTTAATTCAGTCAACCCTACCCCAAACGAAGAGGCACCTACTATAGAATTCAAGTCCAGAAAAACATCCCTGGTGGCCTCTGAATATTTAATGTTTTCAATATAAAGGATTCCATCCTGATTCTTTATAACCCTTAGGTAATAAGGTTTTAATATCCCCATAAGTACACCTCCTTCCAGTCTCACACCCAAGGCAACGCCTTTTTTCCTGTCCTTTTCTGAAAAATAACGCACAAAGCCTCTTCCGGCTCTAAAATTCCACAAAGAATTTCGCTTACCATAGGTAAAACTGCTAAAAAAACCTCCTCCCTGGTTAAAATTTTTATTCAACTTCACTTCTCTGGGATGCTCCAGGAGACCAAAATCCAGATGAAAATAATTTGTGAGATAATATGTCCTGAGCTTACCGGAATTATACCCAACAAAAAAACCATTGGTCTGAATGGCGAAGTCTACGGACCTTTCTTTATTGTAAATAACCCCTTTCCGTACAGATTTTTGCACAACTGTCCCCTGACCATGTGCATCTACACACATCATAAAAACGCAAAACAGACATAGATTTAACCCTGACCTGCTCATATCAAGCAACAAAATAAGGTTTTTACTCAATTTGAAATGTTTATTTTTACCCTAATTATGACAGACATCCCCATATTAACAGAACGACCCTCCAGGAGGTTGAATTATGTTCTTGATTTTATCAATAGCCAATATAAAGGTCTTAGATTATACAATGTCCAGATACCTATAATCTCTATCCCTGGTGAACCCCTGCTGATCTATTCTTCCCTTCCTCCCACCGAAGGCGTGTTTATAGCCAGTTGTGGCTATTTGGAAGATGGTGCTGCTATGCCAAAATCTAAATTGGTAAAAAGTTTTCCGATGCCCTATATCTTTCCTGCGAAACACAAAGATCTTTTTGGTTTTGATATTTTCGCAGCTATATTCTGGATGCTTTCCAGAACAGAAGAATATGGTCCCATTAAAACTGATGAACATGGGAGATTTGAGGCCAGTAATTCTGCCGCTCACCTGGCTGGAATTCTAAAACTTCCCATAGTAGATCATTGGGTGGGTGAATTGGTCAAAAGCCTCCATAAATTATTTGGAAAAGATTTTCAAAGAATTCCGCAAAAGCAAACTTTTAAATTGACGGTAGATGTTGATCAGGCTTATAAATTCATCCATAAACCGGTCTGGAAAAATCTTGGAGCTTTATTAATGGATTTCCTGACTTTTGAATGGGATGAATTGGCAAACAGATTTTCGATTTTATCACAAAAAAAAATTGATCCATTTGACAGCTACGATCAAATACTAAATTTTGACTTGCCAAAAGATTCTTTATTCTTCTTTTTCCTTTGTGGTGGAACGAGTAAATTTGATACACACCTGGATATACGGACAAGGCCCATTCAAAAGCTGATTGAAAAAATTAAGGCAAAGGCCCTGATTGGTATTCATCCATCCTATTCAGCCTCTACCAATCAAACGGAACTTTCTAATGAAAAGAAAATACTTGAAAAAGTGGGCGGTGAAAAAATTACCCGCAGCAGACAACACTATCTCAAGCTCACCCTTCCGGAAACTTATCGCATGCTCATTGGTGCCGGAATTAATGAAGACTACACCATGGGGTTCTCAGATCAAACAGGATTCCGAGCCGGGACTTGTCACAGTTTCCTATGGTATGATCTAATTAAAGATGAAGTCAGTAATTTAAGAATTCATCCTTTGATAGCTATGGACAGAACTTATCTCAACTATATGAAACTCCGTCCTCAGGAAGCAATCGAAGACATGATTTTACTTTATCAGAACTGTAAACACTTTGGTGGCACTTTTCAACTCTTGTGGCACAACAGCAGCTTTGATTTTGAAGGAGAATGGAATGGCTGGGAAAATGTCCTGGATGAAATAATGAGATTCCATTTTTCTGAAGAACATTAATAAACTTTTGTTTTTCATATTTACAACACCCCATTTAGTTATTTAAAAAGATTATCAAATCTCAGCTTTAAAATTTCTTTCCAAATCAAAAACTATAAGAAAGCAGCACTGAATGATTGGTCCAGACTTTGTTTAAATCTCCTTTTGACAAAGGTGAAACTGTAATCCTTCGATTTAAATCCATTTCATAACCCAAGGATACCTTAGACTTAGGGATCTTATAGCCCACTCCAAAACCTACACTAAATGTAGAATAATTTGCCTTCATTTTCTTTCCATAATTTACCACCTTACCATGAATGGCATATTCCCTTTCTATTGAATTCCACCAGGGAAAACCACTGTTTTCAACCATATATTTAATGGTTGATATATTTCCTATAAAACGTTCTTCGCTTTTCAAATAATTGATCGCTCCCAAATTAATTCCGCAAGACCAAAATAAAGACAAAGCTTGCTGATACAGCAAATTCTTATAACGAGCGCCAATTTCATAGCCACCATCAGGATAATAACTTTCCTTGTAGTAATCGGACGCGCTGGGCGCTTTGCCTTGACTTATGCTAAGGAGAAAGAAATAGTAATCTGCTTCATTAACCGTGTCATTTATAAAGATCGGATTCTGTTGTTTGAAATAAGTTGAACTTTGGTTGTAATCCAACATCAAACGAAAACTGAAAGAAGAGCGCAAAGTCATT encodes the following:
- the lipA gene encoding lipoyl synthase yields the protein MIDLPLVSKPEPRPRKPEWLRVKLPIGEEYRKVRQLVDEYKLHTICQSGNCPNMGECWGAGTATFMILGDVCTRSCSFCAVKTGKPKEYDTDEPLRVAEAIRLMGVKHAVLTSVNRDELPDRGAEIWHQTITSIKFLCPSTTIESLIPDVKANWQALERMISAGQEVVSHNMETVERLYRLVRPQAKYARSLEQIKRTKEYGKRTKTGIMLGLGETKDELSLAMDDLLNHGCEILTLGQYLQPTKMHLEVAEFIHPDTFAEYREMGMNKGFLYVESGPLVRSSYHAERHLL
- a CDS encoding polysaccharide deacetylase family protein; the encoded protein is MTDIPILTERPSRRLNYVLDFINSQYKGLRLYNVQIPIISIPGEPLLIYSSLPPTEGVFIASCGYLEDGAAMPKSKLVKSFPMPYIFPAKHKDLFGFDIFAAIFWMLSRTEEYGPIKTDEHGRFEASNSAAHLAGILKLPIVDHWVGELVKSLHKLFGKDFQRIPQKQTFKLTVDVDQAYKFIHKPVWKNLGALLMDFLTFEWDELANRFSILSQKKIDPFDSYDQILNFDLPKDSLFFFFLCGGTSKFDTHLDIRTRPIQKLIEKIKAKALIGIHPSYSASTNQTELSNEKKILEKVGGEKITRSRQHYLKLTLPETYRMLIGAGINEDYTMGFSDQTGFRAGTCHSFLWYDLIKDEVSNLRIHPLIAMDRTYLNYMKLRPQEAIEDMILLYQNCKHFGGTFQLLWHNSSFDFEGEWNGWENVLDEIMRFHFSEEH